The Euwallacea fornicatus isolate EFF26 chromosome 3, ASM4011564v1, whole genome shotgun sequence genome has a segment encoding these proteins:
- the LOC136350640 gene encoding uncharacterized protein produces the protein MEREYVVATVLTGLLCFLKCAVAESTCYFSQQFQGEYLMQKSVNVGGAIAYSTVAITPNAISVWGNCHKKHNNNVILSITNYSNPKCYMCLHLKLRSSNVLQVFISSQDKCFTNDLAAEANCPSQESLQTRGETTEILLFKIKDDLGAVTQKQYCPIDGKYYTNYKGKITTNNECVGFTSTIDSCPSGSTLNFRIRGCDLENHNLRFDCLGHWKGVKNETFLVFTDSRHLDGQRPTYRCGIYKQDKVTGKIEMAVSRDSTCTSELYNSTHGFEAFVLALKTETPWPPEVSYGICSFPKWMFGTWEYVRVEGDTMVYKDHSSFKTYTIKCVGVQEDGDKYLIFSRTQCDEESFNCMRIASRSRNILEFQLGTNSSSNKDVYKLCADENFDNNTWVTQGRLDISGSMQNGLCPITGEYTGRIPDAPDLCAKLWSDCRAPELMYYQVSECLTEEIYEEREYQCLGHWKESNVLYTYTERRDVADGTYECFVGSIVSDKEINIKEAGEHCQRNIDPMKYGMKLTKTKAIYTCANKSTTSGPRFSIPSRFTTSSPRRTTTKTIDSNAIPELPKGNSASKFVAQVASLLGVIILLI, from the exons GTGCTGTTGCAGAGTCCACTTGCTACTTCTCGCAACAATTTCAAGGAGAATATTTGATGCAGAAATCAGTAAATGTAGGAGGAGCGATTGCGTACAGCACTGTGGCTATCACCCCTAATGCTATATCAGTTTGGGGCAACTGTCACAAAAagcataataataatgttatcTTATCAATAACTAA TTACAGCAACCCGAAATGCTACATGTGCCTCCATTTAAAGCTTCGTTCTTCAAATGTTCTTCAGGTTTTTATATCAAGTCAAGACAAATGTTTCACGAACGATCTGGCGGCGGAAGCAAATTGTCCTTCACAAGAATCCCTTCAAACACGTGGTGAAACAACGGAAATATTATTGTTCA AAATAAAGGATGACTTAGGGGCAGTAACACAAAAGCAGTACTGTCCAATTGATGGCAAATATTACACTAACTATAAGGGCAAGATCACCACGAATAACGAATGTGTAGGGTTTACCTCTACTATAGACTCATGTCCTTCAGGGTCTACACTCAATTTCAGAATTCGAGGCTGCGATTTAGAAAACCata ATTTAAGATTCGATTGTTTGGGGCATTGGAAAGGCGTCAAAAACGAAACATTCTTAGTTTTCACTGACAGTAGGCATTTAGACGGCCAAAGACCTACATATCGATGTGGT ATATATAAACAAGACAAGGTAAccggaaaaattgaaatggcAGTAAGCAGAGACTCTACCTGCACTTCAGAATTATACAACTCCACACATGGTTTTGAAGCCTTTGTCTTGGCTCTCAAAACTGAGACTCCATGGCCACCAGAGGTTAGTTACGGAATCTGCAGTTTCCCCAAATGGATGTTTGGCACCTGGGAGTATGTCAGAGTTGAAGGAGACACTATGGTCTACAAAGATCATAGTTCATTTAAGACTTACACCATTAAGTGTGTAGGAGTGCAAGAGGATGGAGACAAATATCTGATATTCAGCAGAACTCAGTG TGATGAGGAATCTTTTAATTGTATGAGGATAGCAAGCAGAAGCAGGaatattttggaatttcaactAGGGACAAATTCGAGCAGCAATAAGGATGTTTACAAGTTATGTGCTGATGAAAACTTTGATAACAATACATGGGTTACTCAAGGAC GTCTGGACATATCCGGATCAATGCAAAACGGTCTTTGCCCCATAACTGGGGAATACACAGGACGGATTCCTGATGCTCCGGATCTTTGTGCGAAACTATGGTCAGACTGTCGAGCTCCTGAGTTAATGTACTATCAAGTTTCTGAATGCTTAACTGAAGAAATTTACGAAGAGCGTGAATACCAATGCTTAGGTCATTGGAAAGAGTCTAATGTTTTGTATACCTACACTGAAAGGCGAGACGTGGCAGACGGGACATACGAGTGTTTTGTTGGGTCGATCGTATCGgacaaagaaattaatatcaaGGAAGCAGGGGAGCATTGCCAAAGGAACATAGACCCAATGAAATATGGAATGAAGTTGACTAAGACCAAAGCTATTTATACATGCGCGAACAAAAGTACTACTTCAGGACCCCGATTCTCAATTCCTAGTCGGTTTACCACATCTAGTCCTAGAAGAACAACCACTAAAACTATAG ATTCCAATGCAATTCCAGAACTACCAAAGGGAAACAGTGCTTCCAAATTCGTGGCGCAAGTGGCCAGCCTGCTAGGCGTGATCATATTGCTTATTTAA